The sequence TCTTCGCCCAATTTATGTCGCTGCGTATCATCTGGATGAGGGCATTCCTTAAAATACCTTAAATCaatttacaaattaattattaattaagaaattcttaaccaaaaataaaaactaacataAAACTACATTAAGATCTTACGCTTCAAGCCTTTGAATTTGATGAACAGAGTGGCGATGGTAAATCTTATTATCCCGATTGGTTGTGCTCATCGAAGTTTCAAGTCCATTGCTTGAACTGCTATCATGATTAGAATCCATTTTTTTTCTCACCCAAATGAAAACAATCTACACAATATATTAACCACTTAAGGctatttatataaagaaaactaTAATAGccatatttgatttaatattttcaaagatATATAAGTTTATTCTATGGccttaagattttattaataataaatggaATAAGTATGTAAAgcctaaaacaaaacaaacaaaaccatTTATGAAAGAAATCTCGTTACAGATTTTCTCTTTTGAGGGGACGTTACTGTAAAGGGTATTAATgaaatgtttttatattattttcagcAAAAACAATTATCATAATCTGTTATATTTTGGATTTATATGCATTTTCATTTAGCCCATATATGGATAGGATTAGGTGcaaaaaatatagaatatattGTCTAGCTATTAAATCAAGGTGAGGTGACAAATGTTAAAGCGAGATACTGGGTTTTTAACATAAactgtggaaaaaaaaacaaagtatacTTAAATCTGGAAGTCAAAttcttataataaatatgagTTAGGCTTTTTATgattaaagtaaatataaatattctataatttagaaaatttatattatggcattttacaatatttagagtttatatgcttttttgtcaaaattttaaagtGATTTATGTTGGGAAATTTCCATGCTTTAAACAATATAATGTAGTGATTCATATAGCTTACATATCAAAACTCATTTTCATTACTTTCACTTTAAATATACATATGCATTTATAATGTTTGGGTGTTGGTCAGTGATCTATGGATAGAGTTAgatgtttgatttattatttgtttttgccTAACggttttttactttcttttttcatGTAATGTGTTAGTATGTAATATTAACTGTGGTTAGGTGCCTAGgtggaatatatatatgttctgcAACTTGTTCTTTATATTTCATCAAATATTTCATAGTCTCAAAGATGAATCGGTTTGTGATAGAGTTTCTCTTTTTATagcattatttaaatttattataatacaTATGTGTGACCGGAGGCGTCTTTGAGATGTTGGAGGCCATAAACATTTTAGTAAGGTTTTAACaatttcttaaataaatttgagGCTTTTTTAATGtgaattttttgaaaacttttgaGGACACTagtctaatattttatttcgttATGCTCAGGATACCCATGTGTGTGATGCATATTAGACATCGCAATAGACATGTTTACTTAGTTTCCAAAGTaacgttttcaatttttttcgtTAAAGCTTTGTTAAGAGTGGTATAATAATAAGCAccactaggttaagatccgcgccttgcgcggaataaatattatatatataaattattttatatattatatgtttataacatattataaattaataaatatatattgaataattaaaaaatcattatctactacttatataattaaattgttgcgaacatattaaaaaaatttataaatcgaaaaaatattttttctatttgataagatatataattaaatttaaatgatagtaatatatatatggtatattttaatattaatatttattagaagatgctttttgctctttttttgtcatttgtatctgttatagcaaaaagtctaaattagtgataacaaaattttcactgtgggattaaggtttaagtaatttataaaattttaaaaaattaagttgtcaatattttttcaaattttttaacaaaaaaatgttcaaagtaaatttcaaaattaagatatttatgtatttttatatggcatatagtttaatttaaaatgatacatatatttatatatcttttaattttgatacttattaaatgagactttcaacttatattattttttaattattcgtatcatgtcataacaaaagttttaaatcatagataacaaaatttgaatgtgaaaatTTTAACGTTTTAGGAATTTATActctttttttaaaattcaaaatataatatatatatatatataattttttaatttttattatatggttactatgattgtttaatttattttaatagcttaaaattaaacaaatataattataatgcacacttatttttatcaaatctttattattcaaaatcattaattgtcatatatactttagccacattaggcaattctgtaatcttatttaatgaaataatgaagcacattaataatgcaTTTACtatggtttaataaaaagtttattatatatttagatggaccaacctatttctctaaggattctaagaatcattttagtgatgacacatgactacaaaaaaatgttacaatgcttctcaaataatatataggagattgaCAATTACATGAACTGATTTCTTAGCTAATGTAGTGCAGGTCCATTGCTTTCATTATTTTAACGatcattatatgaaaataaatttatataatgtttCTAAAAATCTTATATgctttagatttttagaaacaTTATATAAAGCATATAAGattttgggaaaattgccaaaagagaataaaaaaacCAGGTTGTTGTCCCTTTGGTATAAAACTAGTTTTGtccatttttctcttttttaccctttgtatttctgaaaactaatgaaataaataattttgagaatcaaaaaaattattaaaaatataaacaattaataaaacatccaTATACACAAGCtggtaattttattttgttcaaaaacttggtaaataagatttttaagatacgttctactaaaagtagaatGCATCTTCAACATAAAATAGTATAGTAGAAaacaatttctaaaataaacacGTTCATCTACTTCTTTTAGAACGTCCATTTTACTATTtactaaatttctaaaaaagagAAATGTGCATTCTACTAATCGTAAAGGTATCCACTTTCCTTCTGAATGCATCTTCTACGTTTATAAAGTATTCTAAATTTTAGGGAATGTGTTTTCTACAATGTACTCTTACGTCTACTCAAAGTAGAAAAtgtattcaaaatttttatcattCTTCTAAACTTTTAGAAGTCgccttctacggataagaatacCTGATTTTTTgcgaaaattaatgaaatttcagttaaagaaatattataaaaatctcctaaaaatattataacttcCTAAAACGTGTTATGGTCGATTTtacttgaaaaaattaaagaaaaaatgattctccattctcttcttcatcaatctatGGTTTTCccatagtttttcttttgattcttctcacaaactcttgttctctatgatgcatatctataccgttttttttttttcgattgcctttcaatttttttttcatttttccattaacttcttttttaaattcaaattaacttttaaattgtgtttaattagattaaatataggGATAGTTTTGGGATTATGAGAAAAATTATACTATTGAGACAACTTCATGTTGGTTTTATACCAAGGGGACAACAaccttgtttttttgttctcttttagcAATTTTCCCTAAGATTTTTAGaaacattatataaatttattttcatagaaTTTCACAATGTACAAAATTTTCTACAACTCTTTccaaatttaacaaatttttcaatttttagaatcaataaaatctatataaatCTTACTTCCACTAATACTATAGTTAATTTTGGCATTATTCCAGTTACTAATCAGAAAcattttgttgacaaaaaagtaATAAACATTTTATACTCCGTACGTATTTTGTAACTGGTACAAACGTTTTGCACCATTTACGGGGATGGTAACAGTCGTGATGAGTTGGCTGTTCCATGTGTTGGCACATGATATTTTGTGGACAGCTAGAACCAGCCCTACTATAGGTGATCTTGTGCTTGAACTCTGATATTTTAATTGTATAGTACAGTATATAGACTATGATCATTTTGGGAATATCTTTAGTTTCCAAAACGTTGTTGGTCGTTGTTGTTATCggtagagttttttttttttgctaaaattgttaTCGGTAGAGTTGTCacatgtttaatatatttaatttttttgttttgttttgactaACGTTTTTTTTCTGCCTTCATGTAATATGTCAGTATGTACTATAGTGGCTATTGGTAGGTGAATATGGAATATATGTTCTgccacattttttaaaaaaaatcgttcATCTACATATTTTCCAAAAACTTACTTGGAACATCTTTCTCTCTAAAAGTTTTAGAGGTCACAATTCACCAAGATCTGAATGATGATCGCGGTAAAGCAAGCGTACAGAATAAACATGTGGTACGATACATCTACGCTTCATGCACTATATCGGATAAATATTGTCTTCAAAGAATAGTTGGTATGAAATAACGTTTGGTTGATGCAAAATATTTTGCGGTGCAgaatagatatataattattaaaaatatgaaatttatacgGATTTATGCAATTCGGatcaatataatttttgtttggtttgattcgatttaattagtatgattaaaaatataaaaggtaTTTAATATTTACGTGATTTGGATCATattgaaaatatgaaataatatattttgaaaaataaatgttcagaaaatttggtatatatattatatatattttataaatatacaaatagtATTCTCAAAGATATATTTATGTATGAAAGgtgttcaaatatatatatatatatatatgtatgaaaggtgttcaaaatttatattgtttggTATCGATTTCTGGTTACGTACACATATCAAATAcacttaattattaaaaaaatctattatatattttgaaaaacggTTTTTCATTATAAATCACATCCATTTGAACACACTATTTTTCATGCTAGTATGTTCATATTCACATTTTTGATATCACACCACTATATTTTAATGTGTATTAAATAATCGTAACAAATACTATAAAGGAAAAATTCTTATAAAACACATCAAAATTGGAGATAAAATGAATATGTGCGTTATTTAATAGAActagacaaaacaaaaattgttatttttgatGACAAATGCGTTATCTGACACAAAATCGTCCCGCACATGTGTAATAATATTGTCAATATAATTGACTGGTGAAAATCTTACCTTCCACATGACTATCATGAGAATCCTATTTAAttgctaaaatatttttatggagtaaaagaaaaaaatgtatttgatatcgataaaattattaagaaaaaattatgcTGAAATGAATTTTGAAAGCAACCAAATTTATGATGCCAGAGGGCATCTAACACTACTAAAAGCAAAATAAGAAGAGCATACAGGCTATCCACGTCGGATTTTTTATTTGGCCAAtcaggttcttttttttttacacgtCAGACTCGGGTTTGCCTTTTGCCCGAAGTCGAGTAAGAGATTTCGTGGGCTTCTGATTTCTCTTTGGGCTTTAAGTTTGATTCGGGCTTCTTTGTGTTTTTTGTGTATCGCGAGGAGAATCATTTAGGTGAGCCGACATCTAAACGAGAAGCTTCTCCTCACCATTACCGCTTCGTGTTCTTCGATCAAAAAGAGAACCGTAGATTCCATCGATTCAATCCTAAGCTATCAATAGTTCCGTTTCGATCAATCAATACCCCTTCATTATGATTTCTTTTCACCTCCCTCTTTTCCTCCTCTTATATAATTGATCTTCCTTCTCCGTAGAATGCAAAACCCTAGAAAAACTCAGATCTCAAGATATGGCGATGAAACGAAATGGAAAGTCTCCTGCGTCTTCCGAGTCTGACGAATCagtgatgttcttcagagatgtCTCTCTCGGTCCCCATGAAACCCGGTTGCGATTCCGACTCATCCATTTCTGGGAGGCTCAGAACCCGGTGAAGAAGACCCTTATTGGTCTGGAAATGCTTCTCATCGACGAGCAGGTACGTCAATTCTATAAATAGTTCCTAGACCTTGAGATCGATGTGTGTTAGGGTGCATTAGTTATGTTTGAttagttaattaaatttttaacagTGATTTTGCCGGTTCTTTAAACTTGGAAGGTGAATCTAGGGTTAATTAGTTAtgataaaaaaactttaaaatttggttTTGACGTTTTCctggtattttttttgtttaaatcttGAGGTTTGTTTCacgtttttagttttgttattctTTCCCGACTATATTAATTGTTACTGGACCGTGCGATCCGTGTCTGCGTTCATTAGTAATGTTAGAACGGAGTTAATTTAACTTTGAGCTATGCTTTCACGTTTCTTTAAACGTTAATAAGAATTTGTAGTTTGATTTTGTCATTTGTTTATATgggtgtttagttagttaataaaaatttttaacAGTGATTTTGCCGGTTCTTTAAACTTGGAAGGTGAATCTAGGGTTAATTAGTTAGGattaaaaaactttaaaatttggttTTGGCGTTTTCCTGGTATTGTATTTGTTTAAATCTTGAGGTTTGTTTCacgtttttagttttgttattctTTCCCGACTATATTAATTGTTACTGGACCGTGCGATTCGTGTCTGCGTTCATTAGTAATGTTAGAATGAAGTTAATTTAACTTTGAGCTATGCTTTCACGTTTCTTTAAACGTTAATAAGAATTTGTAGTTTGATTTTGTCATTTGTTTATATGGttgtttagttagttattaaGGTTTGGGATCGTATTTGTTTAAATCCGaggtttgattctgattttgtgtttttcttattatttttccgACAATAGGGAACTGTCATTCAAGGATTCATCCCACCAGGTCGTATTAAGAAATACCTGCCTGAGATGAAGCGAGGTTCAGTTTACGAACTCATCAACTTCTACGGATCGAAGAACAAACCGATGTATCGGGTTGCTGATCATATCGCAACCGTGTCCTTCGCATGGAACTCTGAGTTGTCGGTTCTTCACGACATTCCAATCCCTTTTGATGAAGACCGTTTCAGGATGCATTCGTATGAGGATTTTGAGGCCAACTGTGATCTCAAAGGTGACCTCTACGGTAAGAATTctaattttactatatttatattttgatgttgTTTTGGCCTATCTTCctgtttgataaagaattgTAGAATTTTGTTCAGTTATGTGATTAGTTCaagtgtttctttttttttaaatgattagaCATCTGAGTTATGTTCTTGATGATAAATGTTATAGATGTTCTTGGCCACATGAAGCTGGTTGATGGACAGGCTCTTACCGAGCGTCCCACCATTGATGAAGCGAAGCTCGCTACCACTCGGCACATTATGGTTCACGTGCAATCACATGAGTAagtgtgttcttctttttttgataaaccATATCTCTTTAGTTCATAAGGTTCTTAAGTCCCTAAGATATTATTTTCCAGAGGACCTGTTATGAAGCTTTACCTCTGGGACCAGGCAGCAACGGACTTCTGCAAGAAGTTTAAGTCCTATGAAAACACTCCCACAGTTCTTTTGGTCACAGCTGTTAACACTAAACGTCTCGGAGGTACTTATTTATCCCTTTGGTTTCGCGTTTGACTGATTAAACATTCTACAAACGTTTTGTTCTTTAAAATCGCCTTCTAACTTTTACACTCTTATCATCTTTAATCCTTCTTCCGTCATTTTACAGGTAACCTGGCACTGAGTTCTATGTCTCCCACACGGGTTTTCATGGACTATGATGTGCAACCAACAATTGATTACTTCGCGTGGTATGTAACACTGTCTATATAAGTTTATGTTGAGCACACATTTATTCAAATTGAAGTTATTGACTGAATTTATGATTTCTATTAATTGTTAGGCTCTCCTCGAACCCAGAGATTGCTAAGCAGGTTAGTGCAGAGGTGGTCACTAAGCGGGAGACGATGACCATATCTGACATCTTCTCCTACATGACTCTGGAATCTGCAAAGGTAAATACAAAGCTAAATGTTACATGCAATTTTTAAACGCTTCTATGTTTATATCAAATGCTTTTGAACTGTTGCAGGATGCCTTTTTTGAGTGCACTGCCACGATTGATGATGTGGTTCATGGATCTGCTTGGTACTATATTGCATGCACTGGGTGTCATAGTAAGGCTACCAAAGGCGCAAATTCATTGATTTGCACGAACCCAAGATGTGTGAAGGATACCACAGCTGGAGTTGCACAGTAAGTTCATTGGCATCGATAATCAATTACACTCTCTCTTATATAGTTTTTGGATTATTGACTTCTAAAACTTACATAACAGGTACCGTGCAAAGATTTCGGTCTATGACAGCAGTGAACAAGGTTTCTTTGTCCTGCTTGGTGATGCTGGTTTTCAGTTGACTGGGAGGCATGCATCTGAGTTGGTCAGCAGCTACTTTGAGGTATATATCTATCAGTTTATACTCTCAAATGATTGAAACTCACATTACTGTTTTTGAATGCAAGGCCAATAAAGACAAAGGTCCTGACCATGAAGTGCCTGTCCCGGAAGCTCTGATCAGCATAGTCGGACAGACCCATAAGTTCTGTGTAAAAGTTACAGACCACAACTTCTCTGGCAACACCCGAGCAATCACTGTGACCAAGATCCTCCCTCCGGAGACATCATCACCCACAAAAGGCTCCGTTGATAACGCTATTGCTGCAACATCCATGGAAGCAGTGCAGACTGGAAGTGAAGTGTGTGGGCCTTCAAAAAGCCGTGGAGATTCTGCAGATGAAGAGAGTAAGAGAACGTTTGACAGTGTTGATCCAGAGAAAGTCAAACGGGCAAGGTGTGAGAAATAATGATTCAGTTCGATAATTCTTAAGTCTTTGCATTGAACTTCAAGTACTATGTTGGTTTTTGCAAGTTTGCTTCAGTTTGGtactattttggtttttaacaacactttgctttgtttcttttcatttcaAACTTTGGATTTTAATCGATTAAACTATCCTTCCTATATAGTTTACTCAGATCAATTGTTTTCATGTTTAAATTCCTTTATATACACCAACTGATTTGGCCTCATCAATATCTTGCTAGACTTATTTATTTCCATAATCCATACACAATTTGAACTCCACGTAGCCATCACACACGCATATCACACAGCATGAagattttagaatattttacatttatgaaATTTCTTAAAATCCCATATTCCTTATGATcctatatttatgttaaaaccaAGCTAAATAGGAAAGTAATAAATTCTCCTTAAGAAAGTTTGCTTCGGACATTATAATCCCATATTACTTATGATCCTTAGGAAGGAAAAAAGACAGAAAATCAAACTCTCCCAATTATTCACTTGCGTTAGAAAGAAGGAGACTCGAGAAAGACAAAGACCTCATCTGTTTCTTCTACACTTCCAAGCAATATTCGTCTGGAACAAGTTGGTGGTGCGGATCTCTGTTTTACCGGTATGGATAGCCTCCCCAATAATCAGCCCATTGAAGTGTCAGGTAAATACCAAATCCCTGCATGATTCtcttaaacaaaagaaaattagaagCATCCCGTAgcgtttataattattttttaccaaTGAGTATGAATATCCAAACTATATTTAACCACAAGTTGGTTTGGATGGCAGTTCTACTCATTCGGCATAGAAAGTTGCAAAGCAAcattataattcaaattttttatataagaacTATCCAGAACGTTTTATaagactaaataaataatacaatgTCATCCTTATAATTTTTTACGTTTTTTACTACGTTGGAATTATTCCTTATGAATAGAAGGGATGATTCTATAGTCAATGATATATAGTGGCTATGTAAATCACGTTTTGTAAAAAACCAGTATATTGTATGCTAAGTTGCTTCGTCTATACAGACAagctttaattatatatatacttaaatatcaCGAatgttaatttcaatttttcacgaaaatagtatatatattagtttcccAGTCTTCACAGCGATATgtctcgagttttttttttagtttgagtTTTAAGGACttgaaagttatatatatatatatatatatatttaacttacATCAAAAGTAATATACAAATACTGTGTTTCAGTGCCGTGCGAAGGTTTTTGGAGGCCCGAGGCGagttaaataaattttacatgatttttttttttgaaaatatttttatttaaattcgaattatataaagttttttttttgaaaaaacatatatatatatatatatataacactaaaaagttttgatatattaccttaacattttctaaatttttataaactaaaaaccaaactataaatttttagCGTTTTGGATTGAAATGTTGGTCgctgttaaaaattttaatattagcatttaaattaaatacaataaactatatattcaaaatattataaatttttaatcaaattctataaatatataaaataaatttaactcaTAATATATACAAAGAAGACAAATATGgatcaaatatttatagttaatttgaaatagaatctttatagttttatataaaatattgtaaaattgatcacaaattagttattttaaacacaagtcaaatttagaatcaaataataataaaaatctaactaaaaaaatacattaaatatcaagtaattttttttttttgtaattaggggccctaaatattttacaaaatttgggGGCCGTAGGCGAATGCCTTTTTAAATCCATGTGTGTAATAAATATAGTTAGAAATTCATGTACcttattacaatttttaaatcGAATGTTTTTTAGTGACATCTTCAATGCAACACATTCCCCAAAGAATCCACGAACTTCAAGAAGGGGTTTCAGTGCGTCCTATCATAGTATGTATAAGAAATGTTTGGGACATCAAAAAACACCAAATAGATAATACTCGAACTTCCATCGGCTTCCTGTGCTACGACCACCACGTAAGCCTTTTCtaaacttctatatatatatatatatatatatatgttttccaatccaccatatttgatttaaataaCTCACTGCTTACTTAATTGGATTGGCACACCAAAATTTGATCACACCCAGGGACAACTATTAGAAGGTCGGGTCACCGGAGACATTCAGCCAGATGATCCAAAAAACTTAACCGAAGGAGATACATATGAGTTCTCGAGATTTTCTGTCATACATAATTCCCGACAACGGAAACTCACCCAACTGCCTTACAATATTCAGATCAACCAAAAGACAATAGCATTGAATGTTACACTCGATTGTCCGATATTTCCAGTTCACAGTTTATCTCCTCAGAAATACAGAAATCTATTGCGGTTGGCCATTTTGCCCACACACTTACCAGGTAAATATGTCATCCCAgtattaattaaacaaatatgtatatttattctaaaataaatgtGCAGATGTCGTCGGACAGATAGtcataatacaaaaaataaaacctcACCACCCGGAACTCAATATTGATGCCACGATTGGCCTACGGCTGAACAGGTTAGTTTAACACAATAGTTAACAACAGAATAATTATTATCTTCATACCACATCTCTATCTCAGGTCAACGATCGTCAAACTCATATTGTGCGACAAGCAAGCAGCAGATTTTAGCATCCTATAAAGTAAGAAAGatagaaaatttaaagttatgaTCGTCACAAGCTTAATTCCTAAACTAATCCAAGGTAAATAATTCTATATAACACATCaaaaaatcatacatatataatttttttatttaacagcATAAGAATAATATCCAATATTTTGCAGGCAAACTTATACTCCGTTCAACACCAGCAACAATTTTCTACTTCAACAAATCAATTGATTACATAAAGCATTTCAAAAGGCGAATAAGGGATTACGCAAAAACATGCAGCACGGAGTGACCCTATTTCATGCATCATTCGGATTATTATTCTCTCTC is a genomic window of Brassica napus cultivar Da-Ae chromosome A2, Da-Ae, whole genome shotgun sequence containing:
- the LOC106376327 gene encoding uncharacterized protein LOC106376327; its protein translation is MAMKRNGKSPASSESDESVMFFRDVSLGPHETRLRFRLIHFWEAQNPVKKTLIGLEMLLIDEQGTVIQGFIPPGRIKKYLPEMKRGSVYELINFYGSKNKPMYRVADHIATVSFAWNSELSVLHDIPIPFDEDRFRMHSYEDFEANCDLKGDLYDVLGHMKLVDGQALTERPTIDEAKLATTRHIMVHVQSHEGPVMKLYLWDQAATDFCKKFKSYENTPTVLLVTAVNTKRLGGNLALSSMSPTRVFMDYDVQPTIDYFAWLSSNPEIAKQVSAEVVTKRETMTISDIFSYMTLESAKDAFFECTATIDDVVHGSAWYYIACTGCHSKATKGANSLICTNPRCVKDTTAGVAQYRAKISVYDSSEQGFFVLLGDAGFQLTGRHASELVSSYFEANKDKGPDHEVPVPEALISIVGQTHKFCVKVTDHNFSGNTRAITVTKILPPETSSPTKGSVDNAIAATSMEAVQTGSEVCGPSKSRGDSADEESKRTFDSVDPEKVKRARCEK